The Gossypium raimondii isolate GPD5lz chromosome 2, ASM2569854v1, whole genome shotgun sequence genome segment CTGTCAAGAAACACCCCACTAGAAAAAATTCCTGTTCCACATCCTCATCCACTGCCCAGATCTCCTCCTCCCCATCATGATCCTCAAATTCGCTAAATCGTATTCCATCACAATGATTCGGCAAAAATCAGACTAAACGCTCCTATGTTCAATTAATTAGAGTTGTACGCTCCAAACACCCAAGATCCAATCCCTAATTAACTAGAAACAAGAGTCTTAATTGCACCTGCAACCTTAACAGACCAAATTAGAAAAGAACTACCATTGCGGTAGAGGAAAaaccttgatttttttttaattttgaagggTTTGAGGCTTGAAACCctctttattatattattattttttgactCATAGCATAATTCAACTTTTTAGATaacataattcattaaaatatgttttagattTAGAGTTTAGACTTTATATcactcattttattttattaatttaatttaaaagtataaattttaaaatttaaaattaattattcatatgataattttttaattaaattcactaGTGTAttattttggaataaaataaatacttggtagttatataaaaatatgcagtaattaatctaaatttaactaaaaattttaaaaatactaataattaaacttgaattgttaaattagaaaaaaatcctaatttttaaataaaaataaaaattttaaattttaaatatatgaatgcagggtttttgataatttattaaccctcaactttttaaaagaatgtGATCCCATAACAGAGGAGAAAAACTCTGACGTGTGTTGGTTCTATCTTACAAAGGAAACTCCAGAATCTGTTCTTCACCCTCCCACGCGTCCCATATAGCCGTCTCTTCAAGCgcgctctctctctctctctctctctctctatatatatatatatctgcgTACAACCAATCAAAGTTCCCAAATCCAAGCCCTAACTCAGTGAAAATGTTGAGGATGGTGTCGAAGAAGCTGCTCGGGATTCCCTCCCCATCGCCTCCCCTACAGACTCTGCCACGTCTTTACCACCAGAATGTCATCAATCACTACAGCAATCCTCGTAACGTCGGTTCCTTCGACAAGAACGACCCCAACGTTGGTACCGGCCTGGTCGGCGCTCCTGCTTGCGGTGATGTTATGAAGTTGCAAATCAAAATCGACGAGGATTCCGGCAAAATCGTTGATGCTTGCTTTAAAACCTTCGGTTGTGGCTCGGCCATTGCCTCTTCTTCTGTTGGTATGCCCCTtcgattttccttttttatgtatatacacttCTGGTTATTCAGGTTTATAGGTATAGTTTGTTTCAATCCACAATCGGTGctgtgatattttatttatttatttattgttttcttctattaagttaaatttcaaGTCCAAAAAAAGTAATCCTAATTTCAAATTCTCTGATTGTAAAGGGAATTTCACACGGATTAGTTTTTATTTCGATACTTTATTTTGTTTCtcatacaaaagaaaaagagtccTTTATACAAAAGCAAATATTTATGTTAAtcaatcaatataatatttatctttttatgaagaaaatgcatgatttttctttaatatgGAACCGACATGTTGAATTATTGTTGATTTTGGGAAGCAGGAAAAAGCTgctattataaaaaaacaaaccaaCGGAACAAATGTGTATTTGTTTTGTCAGTAATGTTGAAACTTCTAATCTGTTTTTATTGATGTTATTCAATGTTTTGTACATATGAGTTTATTTCAAACGGCCTTCAATTTTTGTGGAGGACCTAGGTAGTAACTTGGAGCTTTTCATGTTGCAGCTACTGAATGGGTGAAAGGGAAAAGCATGGACGAAGTGCTTACTATTAAAAACACGTAAGTATTAGTCCCATTtgtatttatttgattcttatCGTCTCCTGGGGTATTTTGCGGTATTCCTTTTTGGTATCTGACCTTGGAAACTAGTGGAATTTTTTGATTACTTGATTAAGTTATTTGCACACACTGTTCGTATTTTTCgcttttaatttaaacattgtAGAATGCTATGGATAGATCATCTTCTCTCCCCCATTCTTTTAACTTCCTTTCTTACAATTTTTAGGCCGCTTTCATTTAACCATATCTGCATTTGGTAAGGGAAGgttttaattacttataatatgaatttttttgttatgcTTGTTAACTAAGTTTACTTTAGTAATTCTAGGTCATTCTTTATTCTTCATGTGTATGCACAATGATATTAAGGCCTAGTGGTGGCAACGAATTAGTAGAAGTCGCACTTTCCGCTCATAAAGATTGACCTGAGTTTAAAGGCTTGTCTAGCTTTGTCTATTGAGccttttttctaattaattttcagatcACGATTTTAGGTATCAACAGaatcaatataataaatacaGTTAGTCATGAGAAGAAATATTAGATGATGTTGTGATGTTTTCCTAGCAACATATGTAggtataaattgtaattatatgaTTGTCTAAATAGGTAGCTTAAGAACATCCAACTTTAAGTTTTAAGGTGATTGCATAGAGTATGCATAAGCTAATGCATAGCTTTCATCTTTTAGTCAACTGGTTTGTACCCTTTATTTTTTAGTTGGGGAAGTGGGGATTTTAACTGGGCTCTTTTGTGTAGGGGGATCATGCACCAACCCTTTGAGTCTAATGCTCTGGTGCTGGTGTGTTCCCATCTAGTTTTGAGAgcaatgtataaaatatatgtgaGTGGTAGTGGAGGAAATGAGGTGaggaaatataatattttgatgcCAAAGGATGCTGTTATGTTTTAACCGTATTTTGCATTTATGCTGTTCGTCTTTGTGGTACCAATAGTTGGTCCTTTAACTAATTTTTCTTGCAATCAATCAAATTTACTCATGCTGGCAGGGAGATCGCGAAACATCTATCACTTCCACCAGTTAAGCTGCACTGCAGTATGCTTGCTGAAGATGCAATTAAGGCAGCTGTGAAAGATGCTGAAGCTAAACGTGGCAAAATGAATGGTAATTCCAAGGCTGCTGATGCCTGATGTATGTGGATATGCTAAGGAAAGAACTCTGGAAACTTTGATTATCATCTAATCGTATGTAAAGTTGGAAGATGGCATGCAcccgggggggggggggggtgaaAAGAGTATACTACTTGTCCAAAAGATGTGTTTGGTCAATGATAAAACTTATAACTACTGAATAAAGCATTGGTTGAGTCCAGACGCGATCATTATAGCAATATTAAGCTTATTGTTGCAAGTTCTAATCCTCTTAGCTTGCTTGGACCTGCTTTGATGTTATGCAATTTGTAAGCAATTTGGGATCCCATTTGTATGTGGAGCTCTTAGCTTGCTTGGACCTGCTTTGATGTTATGCAATTGGTAAGCAGTTTGGGATCCCATTTGTATGTGGAGTTGGCTGTTATTGTGTAGTGAATGCCCTGGATCGTGGTTTTGCTTTCTTATCGTTGGATCCAAGGTAGAGGCGAAGATAACAATCAAATCCACCATCTCTACTGACGTCTGGattggaaaaaaattgtttccaaggtttttaattaatgactTCTTTATTCACCTGTTCTGAGATTAGCATTTATTAAgtgattaatattaaaattaaagattaacttaatttgatatattaactttcttttggtgtaattatacacatttaaaaaattgaatgtattacttttctttttatattagtTAAGTATAATAATTTGTCtatgtaatatttaaatgtaaaatagtGTTATATCAATAAATGTTTTAGTGATTATCGTTAAGTAGTTGAAAAAGTGGAAGTGGACTAGTTCCTAAGTATTTGAACAAAGTTTAAATCTTAGAGTTAATATTGTTGGAAGGGctttacattaatattatcacGGTCCGACTAGGATAATAGTTAAACTGTAAATGATTGAGGACACTAGtgatttatacaaaaaaataattgttcTAGTGATTTGTGAAAGTTGgatcaaatatatatttcacatataaaattgctcaaaataataGTTCATGTATAAcattatacattaattaaatgtatagttttaaaattgatctataaattttaaaaagtgtttttaaatgAATGGATAATTTTAACTGTAGTTATTTATTATGAGATATGAACATAAAAGACATGCTTTTAAAAGCTAAATGACATTATTTTAGTGGtagttatttattatatatttatctcTATAATTTATAAGTGGAAGGATCTACTTACACATATGTAAAATTAACGATCCAAtcattgaatttatcaatagAAGTATACTTATCATGCATGTAATTTCTCAAACCAATTCGATAACTCTATCTATTTATAACATTGTATAAATATATAGCTATACTTATCATAcgttgtaaattttaaatttacttcagattttacatgcatgatctaAATGAAtgtaatatgaaatataatggttggatcgttaaaatattaatctacaaaataatatacGAAAAGGTGTAATTTAGTTTTACACCGattgatacgagtcacagaggcccaacccaaattcttgaaggcaaggcccaataagaagattccaagcccaatcaagaaatccacccatacttagttgaaaatcaggccaaattgtcaaagtggcccaagttgtaaagttttatttttatttatttatttattttacttagtttaattttatgtaaatattcaggtcgagtcccaaataaagacccttggctgaatttccatattaaaataattaggagtttttttattttagttttctaattagattaggactagttataaggcctatttaaaggcatggctagccaccttgtaaacaacttctcaaatatatattaaatttcagatttgttgaacttatcttttaatttcttactgtcaattctttctttatttctgcttgtgccgaatctttatctaatttattttctgttcttattgtgttttcagcctttttctatcttaaggaattagcccaaaaatccccaatttctagggtttttgccgattcatccatactctttttgggagaaattagattgccgaaatttggggaaaactatctgggtgttcaattgggcagaatcgcaatctcctttagggtttcaagaacccttattaacacttatttctattctcaatttgattctttgctgatttggggattttatttcagatctgaaaattcaaaattctaatcttttaattttctgtttcgtttcagatctgattgtttagggtttttcgtaggagtttcacgtgacttggcaactcgatcttggtccgcgcgcaacccccgtatcatttggtatcagattttgggcgttttaggtgttcttggttgatttctaaactgatctctattttttaaattacaaacagcagttttacccagaaaaattttcaaaaaaaaattcatttgagtgggtaaacgttttctgattgatctgaaattttacatacatatttgtggcactgttattgaatatacaaaaatatttcccgcaaaaaaataagtcgaaaaagtcaaaaaatcgaaaaaagacgaaatccaataaaaaattaaaaaaatattcagcgggttgaatttggtgcccaaattttccagatcaaaaattcaatatttgaagacattccagatttaatttcgtgattttttgagatcgggaacacctcgaacgaagttgtcaagttactccgcagtttttcgggttttctgttttcaacaatttttattgattcttagctgtaggttttcatttgtttgcttttattctcctttacaatatctaacaccttcttgtttcttgtgttagtaggatttaaacgtgtgcacaatccttcctcggtgcaatacaaatcaattggtgtctcgtcggttttggcatcctagtgcaaattaggattctttggtagtttggttcacactctctaattggttgatataaactccgataaagaactcacaagattgaattctacctcattgagaatttgaatttttcttttgagtgattaacggtgaggtttgctaatttttctttttgagtgttgagtgtttgttttgcggtagtccaaaaaataataataagatgctccgcacccttaacatccaagtgggagacgattgtgataaccaaaggaccaatattttccattctaggtgttttataaaaggtaacttatgttcacttatgattgatagtgggagttgttcaaATGTAGTTAgcgttatttggtggattccttaaagttaccttgtatcgagcaccctaagccgtatcaccttcaagtggcttaatgaatgctcgaaGTTAAggttacaaaacagtccttgatcacttttaagctcgggaattacgaggatgaggtatggtgtgatgtggtcccaatgcatgtggcacacttgctccttggacggccttagcaatttgatcgtgatgttacacaccaaggcaagctcaatagatactctcttgtgtttaaaggcgaaaattcactcttgctcctttaaatcccaatgatgtatataaagatcaattaaaatgatgaaattttgtgaggggtgaggagaaaggaaaataaaaagacagagagaaaagaggctagtagtgaaaaaagtcaaaatttaaatggcccaaaggtgagtgaatccgcaagtggCAAAACTGGAGAGAAAAAAttgattgcaacaaaaaaagatgtgcggagagccctactcaataaacaaccttgtatccttgtgaggtttaggcaaaactatttatctctatctaacattaatggatatttgcctagtgtgtttcaatgtcttttgcaggattatgtggATGTCGAAAAGGTAAGTTCTAAGTGCATCaaatgtaaacaagcaaaatctaaggtaatgcctcatggcctttacactcctttgccgattcctacttcaccatgggtagacttatccatggattttattctaggattgccacgaactaagaaaggaagcgtgagttgttattctcttgatttgccttgtgtaaaatctGCGAATTTGTGCAAAcctattttggtgaataaaaaaagttttgcaTGTAAGTTGGTACGTATGCGAAAACcctcatggtttaacttgattggtttaatgaaatctttgttacacttcggcatgactaatcaaaatcaagcctggaatctattttggtatattttgttggaaaatcaagcatcatctattgtgtgcaaatactttctattgttttgatacttggtttttgaataaggtaacgaaatttaccaaatttgttttcaatttatattcgtgccttaaaTAGTTTCTGTGGttatacatgaagtttgagttgcatttgacaaaggttaactcaacaacggagtttcgactacactatgcccctgatgagcgaaggtttgtattaaatggaaaaggtaaaatcgacccttattcttctcattataaaggtaagatgcttgaaacttttgaaacacctttgtactcctcggatagtgacaaagatcatgttgatgatttaatttttgtaaaacacttagatcgaaacaTGCTTGcctgtcctattttatttattgatgatctatctgttttgatggttgataaaaagattattgtttttaataatttttatgatgcatgtgtgagtgaatctatagtccgtcaattaatgcatggtatgattgtgcaactctgtgaaccgtgtgaaccttttcaaatacctacttgtgatgattacgtttaccatttgatttattactcgcgatttattcatggtttgtggaaacaatttgagaggattgaatgctttaaaacatgtccatctttcaatgtggctgacttgtccccatttgatttttcagattcgaggacggatctttttgaggaaggggggaatgatacgagtcacagaggcccaacccaaattcttaaaggcaaggcccaataagaagattccaagcccaatcaagaaatccacccatacttagttgaaaatcaggccaaattgtcaaagtggcccaagttgtaaagttttatttttatttatttatttatttatttttacttagtttaatttttatgtaaagaTTCAGGTCccgagtcccaaataaagacccttggctgaatttccatattaaaataattaggagtttttttattttagttttctaattagattaggactagttataaggcctatttaaaggcatggctagccaccttgtaaacaacttcccaaatatatattaaatttcagatttgttgagtgcagaattttctttgaggttttctccaagaattctctcttgagctttctttagaagttgttttaacaatcttttgattgtgggagccatcttcaaccttcttcttgccattgatattctttggaggggagattagagccgtttgaagggagttgtgagatctttcgggatttcaaggcttcttaggacttattttttaatttcttactgtcaattctttctttatttctgcttgtgccgaactttatctaatttattttctgttcttattgtgttttcagcctttttctatcttaaggaattagcccaaaaatccccaatttctagggtttttgccgattcatccatactctttttgggagaaattagattgtcgaaatttggggaaaactatctgggtgttcaattgggcagaatcgcaatctcc includes the following:
- the LOC105788286 gene encoding iron-sulfur cluster assembly protein 1 yields the protein MLRMVSKKLLGIPSPSPPLQTLPRLYHQNVINHYSNPRNVGSFDKNDPNVGTGLVGAPACGDVMKLQIKIDEDSGKIVDACFKTFGCGSAIASSSVATEWVKGKSMDEVLTIKNTEIAKHLSLPPVKLHCSMLAEDAIKAAVKDAEAKRGKMNGNSKAADA